From the genome of Tepidimicrobium xylanilyticum, one region includes:
- a CDS encoding MetQ/NlpA family ABC transporter substrate-binding protein yields MKKFVLIAIASILILTTLVGCNSKKSADNVIKIGVSPKPHREIVELIVDDLKEEGIELEIIEFDDYVKPNLALAENELDANFFQHKPYMNNFKEENNIDIISIGGVHVEPMGLYSVKYLSIEELEDNSEIAIPNDPTNGGRALLLLEKYGLIKLDPDAGILATENDIIENPKNLKFTPLEAAYLPRVLNEVDAAVINGNYALEASLVPTEDALILEDKDSPYANIVAVRTGEENEEKFAKLMKALQSDKVRKFIEENYNGGVIPAF; encoded by the coding sequence ATGAAAAAATTCGTATTAATTGCAATAGCCTCTATATTGATTTTAACAACTTTAGTAGGGTGTAATAGTAAAAAAAGCGCAGATAATGTTATTAAAATAGGAGTTTCTCCAAAACCTCATAGGGAAATAGTTGAATTGATCGTAGATGATTTGAAAGAAGAAGGAATTGAGCTTGAGATTATAGAGTTTGATGATTATGTTAAGCCAAATTTAGCATTGGCTGAAAATGAATTGGACGCTAATTTCTTCCAACATAAACCTTATATGAATAATTTTAAGGAAGAGAATAATATTGACATCATTTCCATCGGCGGAGTTCACGTAGAACCAATGGGGTTATATTCGGTCAAATATTTAAGCATTGAAGAACTTGAAGATAATAGTGAAATTGCCATCCCCAACGACCCAACTAATGGAGGAAGGGCTCTACTACTCCTAGAAAAATACGGATTGATTAAATTAGATCCTGATGCAGGAATTCTTGCTACTGAAAATGATATAATTGAGAATCCAAAAAATTTAAAATTCACTCCACTAGAAGCTGCCTATCTTCCCAGGGTATTAAATGAGGTAGACGCTGCAGTTATAAATGGAAACTATGCTTTAGAAGCTAGTTTAGTACCTACTGAGGATGCATTAATATTAGAAGATAAAGACTCCCCTTATGCCAATATAGTAGCTGTAAGGACAGGGGAAGAAAATGAAGAAAAATTTGCTAAACTGATGAAAGCTCTACAAAGCGACAAAGTAAGAAAGTTCATAGAAGAAAACTATAATGGCGGTGTAATACCAGCTTTCTAG
- a CDS encoding methionine ABC transporter permease, which produces MAELIIPALFETLYMVFFSTLFSLIIGFPLGVLLVITEKGNIWEKPLLNQILNGIINILRSFPFIILMIIVFPISKLIVGQSIGTTATIVPLSIAAAPFVARIMESSLKEVDKGIIEFSLSMGASIPEIIFKVLIPEALPSLILGITLTIINLIGYSAMAGAIGGGGLGNLAIRYGLYRFETGIMIASVFVIILLVQGIQFIGNRLSTIINKK; this is translated from the coding sequence ATGGCTGAATTAATTATTCCTGCTCTATTTGAAACTCTATATATGGTGTTTTTCTCAACGCTTTTTTCCTTAATAATAGGTTTCCCATTAGGAGTACTATTGGTTATCACGGAGAAAGGCAATATATGGGAAAAACCTTTACTTAACCAAATATTAAATGGGATAATTAATATATTGCGTTCCTTCCCATTTATTATTTTAATGATTATTGTATTTCCCATATCCAAGTTAATTGTGGGACAAAGTATTGGCACTACTGCAACTATCGTGCCTCTTTCCATAGCAGCTGCACCATTTGTAGCTAGGATAATGGAATCTTCTCTAAAGGAAGTGGACAAGGGAATAATTGAGTTCAGCCTATCTATGGGAGCAAGCATACCTGAAATAATATTCAAGGTGCTCATTCCAGAAGCCTTACCTTCCTTGATACTGGGAATAACTTTGACAATAATTAACCTAATAGGCTATTCCGCTATGGCAGGCGCTATCGGTGGCGGCGGATTAGGGAATTTAGCCATCAGATATGGCTTATATAGATTTGAAACAGGGATTATGATTGCATCAGTCTTTGTAATCATATTGTTAGTTCAAGGTATACAATTTATAGGAAATAGATTATCAACAATTATAAATAAGAAGTAA
- a CDS encoding methionine ABC transporter ATP-binding protein, with amino-acid sequence MIRIEKLSKSFETSGEKIWALRDISLQINEGEIFGIIGLSGAGKSTLIRCINRLEEPTSGKIYIDGIDITSLDKKALRKSRKDMAMIFQHFNLLNQKTVYKNVAFPLELERLPKKVIDDRVNTLLEYVGLSDKRDAYPSQLSGGQKQRVAIARALANNPKILLSDEGTSALDPKTTKSILELLNRIRKELNVTIILITHQMEVIKDICDRVAIIEDGRIIEMNTVEELFKNPKTKTAKSFISSLNPNDDNGLIKPENYDGTLIRLSYLGKSAKKPIVSQMVKKFNIHVNILSGNINQLMSTSAGYLILELSGSDEEIVNAIAFLKSKDVGVEVI; translated from the coding sequence TTGATTCGAATAGAAAAGCTATCCAAAAGTTTCGAAACTTCAGGTGAAAAAATCTGGGCTTTAAGGGATATAAGCCTTCAAATAAATGAAGGTGAAATATTCGGAATCATCGGTTTAAGTGGTGCAGGAAAGTCTACTCTAATCCGATGCATCAATAGATTGGAAGAGCCCACTAGTGGCAAAATATACATCGATGGAATAGACATTACCTCTCTTGACAAGAAGGCTTTGAGAAAATCTAGAAAAGATATGGCGATGATATTCCAACATTTTAATTTATTAAACCAAAAAACTGTATATAAAAATGTTGCATTCCCCTTAGAACTTGAAAGGCTTCCAAAAAAGGTGATTGACGATAGAGTAAATACATTGCTTGAATATGTAGGACTTTCCGATAAAAGGGATGCTTATCCTTCTCAGTTAAGTGGTGGGCAAAAGCAGAGAGTCGCCATTGCAAGAGCTTTGGCCAATAATCCTAAAATACTATTAAGCGATGAAGGAACATCAGCACTAGATCCTAAAACCACCAAGTCCATACTGGAATTGCTTAACAGAATAAGGAAAGAGCTAAATGTTACCATTATACTAATAACTCACCAGATGGAGGTTATAAAAGATATTTGCGATCGAGTAGCCATTATTGAAGATGGTAGGATAATAGAAATGAATACTGTAGAAGAATTATTCAAAAATCCAAAAACTAAGACTGCTAAATCCTTCATCTCCAGTTTGAATCCAAATGATGATAACGGCTTGATAAAGCCAGAAAATTATGATGGCACTCTCATCAGATTAAGCTATTTAGGGAAAAGTGCAAAAAAGCCTATTGTCTCACAAATGGTCAAAAAATTTAATATCCATGTAAACATATTATCCGGTAATATTAATCAACTGATGAGCACAAGTGCTGGATATTTAATACTAGAACTTTCAGGAAGCGATGAAGAAATAGTTAATGCAATAGCATTTCTTAAAAGTAAAGATGTAGGCGTGGAGGTGATATAA
- a CDS encoding YkuS family protein — translation MKDKIVVENTLTPFIEHLKSLGYDVYTLYKNSNLEHITSDEYKAIVVSGIDVLSSSDSTGQIPPVPIVEARGKTPEEVHQIIQDKLV, via the coding sequence ATGAAAGATAAAATTGTAGTTGAAAATACATTAACACCTTTTATTGAGCATTTAAAAAGTTTAGGCTATGACGTTTATACCCTTTATAAGAATTCCAATTTAGAACACATTACTTCTGATGAGTATAAAGCAATAGTTGTGTCTGGAATAGATGTTTTATCAAGTAGCGATTCTACTGGTCAAATTCCCCCAGTTCCAATTGTTGAAGCTAGAGGTAAAACACCTGAGGAAGTCCACCAAATTATACAAGATAAGCTAGTATAA
- a CDS encoding spore coat protein: protein MQERDMVNDAITTTKASIEMYNKAITECANQQLRSTLQQLRNEAEQLQYQLFQIAEQKGYYKPAPPANSNDVQQVKSGLTGGGMK from the coding sequence ATGCAAGAACGAGATATGGTCAATGATGCTATTACTACTACTAAAGCAAGCATAGAAATGTATAATAAAGCCATAACAGAATGTGCTAATCAGCAGTTAAGAAGCACATTACAACAGTTGAGGAATGAAGCTGAGCAACTACAATACCAGTTATTCCAGATAGCAGAACAAAAAGGTTATTATAAGCCTGCACCTCCGGCTAATTCAAATGATGTTCAGCAGGTAAAATCAGGTCTTACTGGTGGAGGAATGAAATAA
- a CDS encoding spore germination protein, which yields MISKSVSFNREEITKIFNNSCDFVAYEFETRSNIRILICFIEGFVNEDLFDRDILRPLILQLDDPKNLRKVIFTPKIQIVNSMEEVKNEIVYGKVAIFVEGNANCYVVELTKWDKRMVEEPNSEAVVRGPKEGFIEDIEVNKVLLRRKLRNNNLVFEDYKYGKQTNTKVSIAYIKGIVNEDVLKELKRRLEKIDVDSILESGYIEELIEDDPFSLMGTVSNVEKPDIVAGKLLEGRVAILVDGTPHVLTVPRILVEGIMVSEDYYIRPFYATFLRLLRGISIFISVYLPGTFVALQLYHQEMIPTVLLINMAGAREGVPLPVMLEVLIMILALELIKESGLRLPKSVGTTVSIVGALILGQAAVEAGVVNAITLIVVSTAAIAEFVVPGFMEGIVIYRLFILFLAGLMGLYGIACGFVFINMQLVSLDSFGVPYTWPIAPREWDGFKKDTFVRLPLWKRLFRPRAIAKRNVRRQISPWRK from the coding sequence ATGATTTCAAAGAGTGTTAGCTTTAACAGAGAAGAGATAACGAAAATTTTCAATAACTCTTGCGATTTCGTTGCCTATGAGTTTGAGACCAGATCTAATATAAGAATATTAATATGCTTCATAGAGGGATTTGTTAATGAGGATTTATTTGATAGGGATATACTTCGTCCTTTAATTTTACAACTTGATGATCCAAAGAATTTAAGAAAGGTAATTTTCACTCCTAAAATTCAAATAGTCAATTCCATGGAAGAGGTAAAAAATGAAATAGTATACGGGAAGGTTGCTATATTTGTTGAAGGTAATGCTAATTGTTATGTAGTCGAATTAACTAAATGGGATAAAAGAATGGTAGAAGAACCAAATTCAGAGGCAGTAGTCAGGGGGCCTAAGGAAGGATTTATAGAGGATATAGAAGTAAATAAGGTATTATTAAGGAGAAAATTGAGAAACAATAACCTGGTCTTTGAAGATTATAAATATGGGAAACAAACCAATACAAAGGTAAGCATAGCTTACATTAAAGGTATTGTTAATGAAGATGTGTTGAAGGAATTAAAAAGGAGATTAGAAAAGATTGACGTAGATTCAATATTAGAAAGTGGTTATATAGAAGAATTAATAGAGGATGATCCATTTTCCTTAATGGGTACGGTTTCCAATGTGGAAAAGCCTGATATTGTGGCTGGAAAACTTCTAGAAGGAAGAGTTGCCATATTAGTTGATGGAACCCCTCATGTGTTGACTGTACCAAGAATACTTGTTGAAGGGATAATGGTTAGTGAAGATTATTATATAAGGCCTTTTTATGCTACTTTTTTAAGACTACTAAGAGGCATTAGCATTTTTATATCAGTCTACTTACCAGGGACATTTGTAGCCTTACAATTATACCATCAGGAAATGATTCCGACAGTTCTTTTGATCAATATGGCAGGTGCAAGAGAAGGGGTACCCTTACCTGTAATGTTAGAAGTATTGATTATGATTTTAGCTTTAGAGTTGATAAAGGAATCGGGATTGAGGTTGCCTAAGAGCGTTGGTACCACAGTGAGCATAGTTGGGGCATTGATATTAGGGCAGGCAGCAGTAGAAGCTGGAGTTGTTAATGCAATAACCTTAATAGTTGTGTCTACAGCAGCAATAGCTGAATTTGTTGTGCCTGGATTTATGGAAGGTATAGTAATATATCGATTATTCATATTATTTCTTGCAGGGCTTATGGGACTTTATGGAATTGCCTGTGGTTTTGTTTTCATAAATATGCAGCTGGTATCCTTAGATTCCTTTGGAGTTCCATATACTTGGCCCATTGCACCTAGAGAATGGGATGGTTTTAAAAAAGATACTTTTGTCAGACTTCCTTTATGGAAGAGACTTTTTAGACCAAGAGCCATTGCAAAGAGGAATGTAAGAAGGCAAATTTCCCCGTGGAGGAAATAG
- a CDS encoding Ger(x)C family spore germination protein yields MSRKIACVLLLIFIILLTGCWNARELNELGISLVMGLDIEDNKILITLEVVDPSYAQKSSGGKEGGPVKYVQGVGNTIFEAFRDITLKFDRRIFTSHNKVIIFGEEFARRGLVSHTDQLFRDREQRETAYMLIAKGAKAYEVMGIDSGLEEIPGSYILRLVQNIRDNPKTVDVNIMGYLRDHYLGGRHTMAGVVEKIERKGINGEVSNSEDSKYELTVIGAAIFRDDILVGYLDGNDTKSLNFIRNNVTSGLITFPTLGGVTKEKGSDPHHRHLTSIILIKVKAKNDVELKDGNIGLKTKIKIKGSIGEVAGDINVYNEKELKMLEEACSNTTKTAISQTVRKVQREIGLDIFGFGHVFHRKYPEEYKKIKDHWDEIFSQADFQIEVETNLVGTGLINTPIFID; encoded by the coding sequence ATGAGTAGAAAAATTGCCTGTGTTTTACTTCTTATCTTTATAATTTTATTAACGGGCTGTTGGAATGCCAGAGAACTAAATGAATTAGGAATTTCATTGGTAATGGGTTTGGATATTGAAGATAATAAGATATTAATTACTTTAGAAGTTGTGGATCCCTCTTATGCTCAAAAAAGTAGTGGAGGAAAAGAAGGTGGTCCTGTTAAATATGTACAAGGTGTAGGGAATACAATTTTTGAAGCCTTTAGGGATATAACTTTAAAATTTGATAGGAGAATTTTTACATCCCATAATAAGGTCATTATATTTGGGGAAGAATTTGCTAGAAGGGGTTTGGTCAGCCATACGGATCAATTATTTAGGGATAGGGAACAGAGGGAAACTGCCTACATGTTAATTGCCAAAGGAGCAAAAGCCTATGAGGTAATGGGGATTGACAGTGGTTTAGAAGAAATACCAGGTAGCTATATATTAAGACTGGTTCAAAATATAAGGGATAATCCTAAAACTGTAGATGTGAACATAATGGGATATCTTAGAGACCACTACCTAGGTGGACGTCATACAATGGCTGGAGTAGTGGAAAAGATAGAAAGGAAAGGCATAAATGGAGAGGTGAGTAACAGTGAAGATTCAAAATATGAATTGACTGTTATAGGTGCAGCTATCTTTAGAGATGATATATTAGTTGGTTATTTAGATGGAAATGATACTAAATCCCTTAACTTTATTAGGAATAATGTTACCAGTGGATTGATAACATTTCCAACTCTTGGAGGAGTCACAAAGGAAAAGGGATCAGACCCACATCATAGGCATTTAACTTCTATTATATTAATAAAGGTAAAAGCAAAGAATGATGTTGAATTAAAAGATGGCAATATTGGATTAAAGACTAAAATTAAAATTAAGGGTTCTATAGGAGAAGTTGCAGGAGATATTAATGTATATAATGAAAAGGAATTGAAAATGCTAGAAGAGGCTTGTTCTAATACCACTAAGACCGCTATCAGCCAAACCGTCAGGAAGGTACAGCGGGAAATAGGATTAGACATATTTGGGTTTGGCCATGTGTTTCATAGAAAGTATCCTGAAGAATATAAAAAGATTAAGGACCACTGGGATGAAATATTTTCCCAGGCAGACTTTCAAATAGAAGTAGAAACTAATTTAGTAGGGACTGGGCTTATCAATACCCCTATATTTATAGATTAG
- a CDS encoding GerAB/ArcD/ProY family transporter, whose amino-acid sequence MYDMRERNKIYYNQALLLLINFRIIMGLNNLPILRVPPSNQDAWIVLLLSIPYVIILSFPLLFLSNKFSDLSLIEIIEKLMGKIFGKILGAFYILVFLYYLTMFSSNFVEILDYSLFRETPTWATASLLLITCVYIGYKGLRNLARFGEFVIPIMIITMFIFVILGLRNYQFDYLFPILSDSTISQINKGAIIIGLRFVDILIATMLTPYLANKKELNKIYIRSTLFSLLIILIIVITIQCTLGTEFAKRINFPFLTYTRLINFEQTIQGFESIYIVSWIIGNIIRTSGYLFITSVSLEQFTGIRNDRFIIPIAILIFIAVQLIKDRRPVLGVNEPFSQITLIISVISIILIPIVLLIAYFFRKNKL is encoded by the coding sequence ATGTATGATATGAGGGAAAGGAATAAAATATACTATAATCAAGCTCTATTACTATTGATAAATTTTAGAATTATTATGGGCTTAAACAATTTACCCATATTAAGAGTTCCTCCCAGCAACCAAGATGCGTGGATTGTGTTGCTTTTATCTATTCCCTATGTAATAATTTTATCTTTTCCTTTATTATTTTTAAGCAATAAGTTTAGTGATTTGAGCTTAATTGAAATAATAGAAAAATTAATGGGTAAAATATTTGGGAAAATACTTGGGGCCTTTTATATTTTGGTATTTTTATATTATCTCACCATGTTTTCAAGTAATTTTGTAGAAATATTAGATTATTCATTGTTTAGGGAGACACCAACCTGGGCAACCGCTTCTTTATTATTAATAACTTGTGTTTATATAGGCTATAAGGGGCTTAGGAATTTAGCTAGATTTGGGGAGTTTGTAATACCAATAATGATTATAACTATGTTTATATTTGTTATATTAGGTCTTCGCAATTATCAATTCGATTATCTATTTCCAATTTTAAGCGATTCGACCATCAGTCAAATCAACAAAGGTGCTATAATAATAGGTTTAAGGTTTGTAGATATTCTTATAGCTACTATGTTAACCCCTTATTTGGCAAATAAGAAGGAGTTGAACAAGATCTACATTAGGTCAACTCTATTTTCTTTACTAATTATCTTAATCATAGTAATTACTATTCAATGCACATTGGGAACGGAATTTGCTAAAAGAATTAATTTTCCATTTTTGACCTATACAAGACTAATTAACTTTGAGCAGACAATACAGGGTTTTGAATCAATATATATAGTATCTTGGATAATAGGGAACATAATTAGAACTTCAGGATATCTGTTCATTACTTCAGTATCATTAGAGCAGTTTACGGGAATTAGAAATGATAGATTTATAATTCCAATTGCTATTCTAATATTTATTGCTGTACAATTAATAAAGGATAGAAGGCCTGTATTAGGTGTGAATGAGCCCTTTAGTCAAATTACACTGATTATATCGGTTATTTCTATAATACTTATTCCTATAGTGTTGTTAATAGCTTATTTTTTTAGGAAAAATAAATTATAA
- a CDS encoding MATE family efflux transporter: MDKSVKLTEGNISKALIKLALPIMATSFVQVAYNMTDMIWLGRVGTKAVAASGTAGFFTWFASALFMIPKIGAEVGVAQSFGREDMDSARKFASNTLKLSVLIALIYSLILIIFRHQIIGFFKLGDAEVITMAIDYLLIISYGLVFYFVNPVFSGIFNGAGDSTTPFKINSIGLITNMILDPLMIMGIGPFPEMGVKGAAWATVIAQTIVTVIFVLFSNKKNQLFKDLNIVKIPFDKDCVKTIFKLGLPSSVQQGIFAGIGMILARIIAQWGPTPVAVQKVGNQIESISWMTASGFSTAISAFIGQNYGADKWDRIRKGYKKGLQIVGTIGLFSTIVLIFGANPLFRFFIPDDLEALRIGVRYLRILGVSEILMTFEIASRGAFNGIGKTIPPSIVGVVFNALRIPMALVFSSTFLGLDGIWWSISISSALKGLVLTIWYIVVLKKVPYMEARFDASIESE; encoded by the coding sequence ATGGACAAGAGTGTAAAATTAACAGAAGGCAATATTTCTAAAGCTTTGATAAAACTTGCTTTGCCTATTATGGCTACATCCTTTGTACAAGTAGCATATAATATGACAGATATGATATGGCTTGGAAGAGTTGGAACTAAAGCGGTAGCTGCATCGGGAACAGCAGGATTCTTTACATGGTTTGCATCGGCTTTATTTATGATACCCAAAATTGGTGCAGAAGTAGGTGTAGCTCAATCCTTTGGAAGAGAAGATATGGATTCTGCCAGAAAATTTGCATCAAATACTTTGAAATTAAGTGTTCTTATTGCATTAATATACTCATTAATACTTATAATATTTAGACATCAGATTATAGGTTTTTTTAAACTAGGAGATGCTGAAGTTATAACTATGGCCATTGATTATCTACTGATTATATCTTATGGACTTGTTTTTTACTTTGTTAATCCAGTTTTTTCAGGAATTTTTAATGGGGCTGGTGATAGTACCACACCTTTTAAGATAAACTCCATTGGGCTAATAACTAATATGATTCTTGACCCCTTAATGATAATGGGGATAGGTCCTTTCCCTGAAATGGGAGTTAAAGGGGCTGCTTGGGCTACGGTAATTGCACAAACAATTGTAACTGTAATCTTTGTATTATTTAGTAACAAAAAGAATCAACTATTTAAGGATTTAAATATAGTAAAAATACCTTTTGATAAAGACTGTGTAAAGACCATATTTAAACTTGGGCTACCATCATCAGTCCAACAAGGTATTTTTGCAGGTATCGGCATGATACTGGCTAGAATAATTGCCCAATGGGGGCCTACGCCAGTTGCTGTCCAGAAGGTTGGAAATCAGATTGAGTCCATATCCTGGATGACAGCTTCAGGATTTTCTACCGCCATATCTGCTTTTATAGGACAAAACTATGGAGCAGATAAGTGGGACAGAATTAGAAAAGGTTATAAAAAAGGGCTGCAAATAGTGGGGACTATAGGACTCTTTTCCACCATAGTGCTCATTTTTGGAGCAAATCCACTGTTTAGATTTTTCATCCCTGATGACTTAGAAGCCTTAAGAATTGGGGTTAGGTATTTAAGGATATTAGGAGTATCCGAAATACTAATGACCTTTGAAATTGCAAGCAGGGGAGCTTTTAATGGTATTGGAAAAACCATTCCACCTTCTATTGTGGGAGTAGTCTTTAATGCCTTGCGCATACCAATGGCATTAGTGTTTTCTTCTACATTCCTCGGATTAGATGGAATATGGTGGAGCATAAGTATAAGTAGTGCCTTAAAGGGTT